From a region of the Haematobia irritans isolate KBUSLIRL chromosome 4, ASM5000362v1, whole genome shotgun sequence genome:
- the LOC142235862 gene encoding uncharacterized protein LOC142235862 yields MADVSELSGYDYHSPAPSAPTNSYIPPAASAPAEYYSAPAAAPSNTYLAPAASAPSNSYLAPAASAPSNSYLAPAASAPSNSYLAPAASAPSNSYLAPAASAPSNSYIPPAASAPAPSFEFGNDGYRYRTQRRLVHRQRF; encoded by the coding sequence ATGGCTGATGTATCCGAATTGAGTGGCTATGACTATCATTCCCCTGCTCCATCTGCTCCAACCAACTCTTACATTCCTCCTGCTGCTTCGGCCCCTGCAGAATATTATAGTGCTCCTGCTGCTGCCCCATCTAACACCTACTTGGCTCCAGCTGCTTCTGCTCCTTCCAACAGCTATCTTGCACCAGCCGCCTCTGCTCCTTCCAACAGCTATCTCGCCCCAGCTGCTTCAGCTCCATCTAACAGTTACCTCGCTCCAGCTGCTTCAGCTCCATCCAACAGTTATCTTGCTCCTGCCGCTTCAGCTCCTTCCAACAGTTACATTCCTCCTGCAGCTTCCGCTCCAGCTCCTTCTTTCGAGTTTGGTAATGATGGTTATCGTTACAGAACTCAACGTCGTCTTGTTCACCGCCAACGTTTTTAA